A single window of Zea mays cultivar B73 chromosome 10, Zm-B73-REFERENCE-NAM-5.0, whole genome shotgun sequence DNA harbors:
- the LOC100275788 gene encoding Transcription factor IBH1, whose amino-acid sequence MAGGKRTTARHQHNHPPPPPPNPSPNRGRGVADPPPASDDSPSSKRMLAFHFLRALARIHSTTPAPRRPRTIRRAAYSSMARAASPRRAWTQALLLRRARSRGVAVVGSSRRAVLLRRRVSASAPPPMLRASAGATSAAAPPVQGPPPRQAGEPARADALRRIVPGGAGMEYCSLLDETADYVLHLRAQVQLMQSLVDLFSPPNPTSN is encoded by the coding sequence ATGGCCGGCGGGAAGAGGACGACGGCGCGCCACCAACACAACcacccaccgccgccgccgcctaacCCTAGCCCTAACCGTGGCCGCGGGGTCGCCGACCCGCCGCCGGCCTCGGACGACTCGCCGTCGTCGAAGCGCATGCTGGCCTTCCACTTCCTCCGCGCGCTGGCACGGATCCACAGCACCACGCCGGCGCCGCGCCGCCCGCGCACCATCCGCCGCGCGGCCTACTCGTCCATGGCGCGCGCCGCCAGCCCGCGCCGGGCCTGGACGCAGGCGCTGCTGCTCCGCCGGGCGCGCTCGCGCGGGGTGGCCGTCGTCGGCTCGTCCAGGCGCGCGGTCCTGCTGCGGAGGCGCGTCTCCGCCTCGGCGCCTCCACCGATGCTCCGCGCCAGCGCCGGGGCGACGTCGGCGGCGGCGCCGCCGGTCCAGGGCCCGCCTCCGAGGCAGGCCGGGGAGCCGGCCAGGGCCGACGCGCTCCGGCGGATCGTCCCCGGCGGCGCCGGCATGGAGTACTGCAGCCTACTCGACGAGACCGCCGACTACGTGCTGCACCTCCGCGCGCAGGTGCAGCTCATGCAGAGCCTCGTCGACCTCTTCTCTCCGCCCAACCCAACCAGTAATTAA